In Fundidesulfovibrio terrae, a genomic segment contains:
- a CDS encoding YbaB/EbfC family nucleoid-associated protein has protein sequence MKGMGDMLRQAQMMQKKMQQIQEDLGKRTVEATAGGGMVTVTATGSQDVVSIVIDKAVVDPNDVDMLQDLVLAAVNDALKKAREMQQSEMGALTGGLKIPGLF, from the coding sequence ATGAAAGGTATGGGAGATATGCTGCGCCAGGCGCAGATGATGCAGAAGAAGATGCAGCAGATCCAGGAGGACCTGGGCAAGCGCACCGTGGAAGCCACCGCCGGGGGCGGCATGGTGACGGTGACGGCCACCGGTTCCCAGGACGTCGTGTCCATCGTGATCGACAAGGCGGTAGTGGACCCCAATGATGTGGACATGCTCCAGGACCTCGTGCTCGCGGCCGTCAACGACGCCCTGAAGAAGGCCCGGGAGATGCAGCAGTCCGAAATGGGGGCGCTCACCGGCGGCCTCAAGATTCCTGGACTTTTCTAA
- the recR gene encoding recombination mediator RecR, producing the protein MKALPKPLADLVSELSSLPGLGPKSALRAALTLLKWPKERTQLLGRAVHDLRENLFLCSSCAGLAESDPCPICSDPARNAESLCLVSEWDSMLALEETGLYKGRYLILGGLISPLDGVDPSSLEIDRFRRRLSEGAVREVILALGTTLEAEATASYLKNMVERAHPGVRLTRLAQGIPLGAEVKYVDKETLKQSMVHRQDL; encoded by the coding sequence ATGAAAGCCCTTCCCAAGCCGCTCGCCGACCTGGTGAGCGAACTGTCCTCGCTGCCGGGGCTCGGCCCCAAGTCGGCCCTGCGCGCGGCCCTGACGCTGCTCAAGTGGCCCAAGGAGCGCACGCAGCTCCTTGGGCGCGCCGTGCACGACCTGCGGGAGAACCTCTTCCTGTGCTCCAGCTGCGCGGGGTTGGCCGAGTCCGACCCGTGCCCCATCTGCTCGGACCCGGCCCGCAACGCCGAATCGCTGTGCCTGGTGAGCGAGTGGGACTCCATGCTGGCCCTGGAGGAGACCGGCCTGTACAAGGGCCGCTACCTGATCCTTGGCGGTCTCATTTCGCCGCTGGACGGCGTCGACCCATCGAGTCTTGAGATCGACCGCTTCCGGCGCAGGCTCTCCGAGGGCGCGGTGCGCGAGGTCATCCTGGCGCTGGGCACCACCCTGGAGGCCGAGGCCACGGCCAGCTACTTAAAAAACATGGTGGAGCGCGCCCATCCCGGCGTGCGCCTGACCCGCCTGGCCCAAGGCATCCCGCTGGGGGCCGAGGTCAAGTACGTGGACAAGGAAACCCTCAAGCAGTCCATGGTCCACAGGCAGGACCTCTGA